GCCTCAGACGCACTTCAGGCGTTTGTCGAGAAGTTTCCCGTGCCAGTGGCCACGGCGTTTCGGCGCTTTGATGCGTTTCCGAATGAACACCCTCGTTACGCCGGATGGCTTGGTTTCGGTCCACACCGGGCGCTGCTGGACTACATAAAAGAAGCCGATGTCGCACTTGTCATCGGTACCCGTCTTTCTCAAGTGACGACGCAGGACTATACGTTGTTTAGCCCGCACACGCGACTCATCCATGTTGACGTATCCGAGGACATATTCGGTAAGTCGTACATGCCGGCACTGCCCATCGTCGCTGACGCGAATGAGTTTATCCATGCACTCATGTCAGCGATGGAGGGGTGCAAGCCAGGTGCAGCGGGGGACGATGTCGCCCAACTCCATGAGGCCTACATGGAATTCTCGACGGCGAGAAAGAGCGCATCTGATGAGTACATAGATGATGAGCACGTAGATGATGAGCACGTAGATGATGAGTACGTAGATATGGAAGGCGTCATGCACGATTTGCTCCACACCGTACCCAAAGACACCATCGTGACAAGTGACGCTGGCAATTTCTTTGGCTGGGTCAGCAAATACTACCGTTTCAACTCACCAGGGACCTACATTGGCCCAACTTCCGGGGCGATGGGGTACGGACTTCCCGCAGCCATCGGCGCCAAACTTGCCCACCCGAATCAAACGGTCATCTCGTTTTCAGGAGACGGCGGGTTCATGATGACCATTCAGGAGTTTGACACGGCTGTGCGCTACAACGTGCCCATTGTCTCTATCGTCGTGAATAACGCAATGTTTGGCACCATCCGGGCCCATCAGGAACACCATTTTCCGGGCCGGGTTGTCGGGACTCTTCTGTCCAATTCAGACTATGCAAGTGTAGCTTCCAGTTTTGGCGGACACGGAGAACGAGTAACTTGTAACCGCGACTTTCTGCCCGCTCTAAAGCGAGCGCTTAACTCAAACAAACCAGCACTCATCGAGATCATGACTGACCCCAATATACTTTCCGTGAGCAAGCGTCTTTAGTTCTTGATATGTATCACTGAATTTCGTGAAAAAGCAAAGGAGGATGTGCAGTGAGAATGACCAGAAATTACATTGACGGTGAATGGGTTGATTCGGCAAGCGGGAGATTCGTGGACAATATCAATCCTGCTACGGGGGAATCGGTTGGTCTTGTAACACAGTCTACGAAAGAGGATGTT
The Alicyclobacillus curvatus genome window above contains:
- a CDS encoding acetolactate synthase; protein product: MTGGRAVVEVLQREGISKVFCVPGESYLGVLDAFYDYQDIELISSRHEGGAAFMAEGFAKASGEVGVCMATRGVGSANLSIGVHTAYQDSTPMVVLIGQVERDFEYREAFQEVDLLTFFKPITKWAVHIRDASRIPELLHRAFYVARCGRPGPVVVTLPHDMLGDQMNMPDTPSFGAGIPGPYKLSRVVPAKGDIEQAREMLLQARKPILLVGGGVVRSGASDALQAFVEKFPVPVATAFRRFDAFPNEHPRYAGWLGFGPHRALLDYIKEADVALVIGTRLSQVTTQDYTLFSPHTRLIHVDVSEDIFGKSYMPALPIVADANEFIHALMSAMEGCKPGAAGDDVAQLHEAYMEFSTARKSASDEYIDDEHVDDEHVDDEYVDMEGVMHDLLHTVPKDTIVTSDAGNFFGWVSKYYRFNSPGTYIGPTSGAMGYGLPAAIGAKLAHPNQTVISFSGDGGFMMTIQEFDTAVRYNVPIVSIVVNNAMFGTIRAHQEHHFPGRVVGTLLSNSDYASVASSFGGHGERVTCNRDFLPALKRALNSNKPALIEIMTDPNILSVSKRL